One genomic region from Spirosoma sp. KCTC 42546 encodes:
- a CDS encoding ubiquinol-cytochrome c reductase iron-sulfur subunit gives MKTNNQMKSNPTAEQMNRGEFIRSLGMSSAALMAFYCMGTGLTACSKSSDDVTPGGTVVTPAAGVTGNADASKGAISFTVDLTNSNYSKLKTAGQYAIIGSLIVAKSKSGSFVALSKTCTHEGTEVQYRAAQDDIYCSNHGSEYSLTGAVDVGPATKALTQYKTSLSADGNTLTVTA, from the coding sequence ATGAAAACGAACAACCAAATGAAAAGCAATCCAACAGCCGAGCAGATGAACCGCGGAGAGTTTATTCGTAGTCTTGGTATGAGTAGCGCAGCGCTTATGGCATTTTACTGCATGGGAACCGGACTAACCGCCTGCTCAAAAAGTAGTGATGATGTTACGCCGGGCGGTACGGTAGTAACGCCGGCGGCTGGGGTAACCGGTAATGCAGATGCCTCCAAAGGGGCCATTAGCTTTACGGTTGACCTGACCAACTCAAATTACAGCAAGCTAAAAACAGCAGGGCAGTACGCTATAATTGGGAGCCTGATTGTGGCTAAAAGCAAGAGTGGCTCATTCGTTGCACTTTCGAAAACATGTACGCATGAAGGGACAGAAGTTCAGTATCGGGCCGCGCAGGACGATATCTATTGCTCTAATCATGGCTCTGAATATAGCCTAACGGGGGCTGTGGACGTTGGTCCGGCTACGAAGGCATTGACGCAATACAAAACATCCCTCAGTGCAGATGGGAATACCCTAACAGTGACTGCCTAA
- a CDS encoding PorT family protein — MPELTDDQLDGLFRKSVEEFDTPFDPAAWQDMKARLDANDRTTPSGALIWKNLLRWGLPVALLMLLTGGGWFIYRKANPGTATTSVQKVAEARAKETTIAKGVHQSATPQLAETQRPTELTTSSPEPMVSEVGPSANRAESAKETTREVGESAENPLRNVERSANKPGSLETSVEKSEMSKPTGLSKSTRTALARKLTKTVVATKSIPSSYKLASGRNRTKRMRSDSELVGAMNSEEKTNRLSSVPLARSRTSIRKLRKQRNASQDLVVLSATGYTGSPMPSFTKRSGIDRLKVAQSTGLMLTGSPFSPGSEEATSVLLPAVNELSVRPARWPKNLAFTGRLVEPYTDTTAQRVVSNASIPVQRGLSVRFVVAPDLSTIGLKNFTRPGTNVGLLLEYRLASRWSIQVGVIKSTKVYKALPSEYNAPTTWWQPPMKSPDLVDGRCNMFDIPINIRYDVVIKPRSDGRLPDRWFVSSGVTSYIMKQEEYYYTYPAHTYNQPTEYSPSGGNTGGYRFSNLNLSFGYERSFSRRLSWQVEPFMKAPLKGVGFFKVNLLSTGAFFSLRYKL, encoded by the coding sequence ATGCCAGAGCTAACCGATGACCAATTGGACGGGCTCTTCAGAAAGTCGGTTGAAGAGTTCGATACCCCGTTCGATCCGGCAGCCTGGCAGGATATGAAAGCCCGCCTGGATGCCAACGACCGCACCACGCCCAGCGGTGCATTGATTTGGAAAAATCTGCTCCGTTGGGGCCTGCCTGTTGCACTGCTTATGCTGTTGACAGGTGGCGGTTGGTTTATTTACCGAAAAGCGAATCCTGGTACGGCCACTACCTCAGTGCAAAAAGTAGCAGAAGCCAGGGCAAAAGAAACTACTATAGCTAAAGGAGTGCATCAGTCCGCAACGCCCCAATTAGCCGAAACGCAGCGCCCCACAGAACTAACAACCAGTTCTCCCGAACCTATGGTTAGCGAAGTTGGGCCGTCGGCTAATCGGGCGGAATCGGCTAAGGAGACTACTCGCGAAGTAGGGGAGTCAGCTGAAAATCCTCTTCGCAACGTTGAGAGGTCAGCCAATAAACCGGGTAGCCTGGAAACTAGTGTTGAAAAATCGGAGATGTCGAAGCCGACTGGGCTAAGCAAGTCTACTAGAACGGCACTGGCTAGGAAGTTGACTAAGACTGTAGTTGCAACGAAATCCATACCATCGTCGTATAAGTTGGCATCTGGCCGGAACCGGACCAAGCGAATGCGATCTGATTCGGAGCTAGTAGGGGCAATGAACTCTGAAGAAAAAACGAACCGCCTAAGTAGCGTACCGCTGGCTAGAAGCAGAACCTCTATTCGAAAGCTTCGGAAGCAGCGGAATGCCAGCCAGGACCTAGTGGTGCTTTCGGCAACGGGCTATACTGGTTCGCCAATGCCATCGTTTACAAAGCGATCAGGTATAGACAGACTGAAAGTCGCCCAATCTACTGGGTTGATGTTAACCGGTAGTCCATTCTCGCCTGGATCAGAAGAAGCTACTTCTGTGCTGTTGCCAGCTGTAAATGAGTTATCAGTCCGCCCGGCACGTTGGCCTAAAAATCTGGCCTTCACCGGTCGGCTTGTTGAGCCTTATACCGATACAACCGCACAGCGAGTGGTTTCCAACGCATCAATACCCGTACAACGTGGACTGAGTGTTCGGTTTGTAGTAGCGCCGGATTTAAGTACTATTGGCTTAAAAAACTTTACCCGTCCTGGTACAAATGTGGGCCTATTGCTGGAGTATCGGCTGGCGTCTCGCTGGAGTATTCAGGTGGGGGTGATTAAGAGTACGAAAGTATATAAGGCGCTTCCAAGCGAATACAATGCACCAACGACTTGGTGGCAGCCGCCAATGAAGTCGCCAGATCTGGTTGATGGTCGTTGTAACATGTTCGATATCCCGATCAATATTCGCTATGATGTTGTTATAAAGCCTCGATCAGATGGGCGGTTACCTGACCGCTGGTTTGTGAGCAGTGGCGTAACAAGCTATATCATGAAGCAAGAGGAATACTATTACACATATCCGGCTCATACATATAACCAGCCAACTGAGTATAGCCCTTCTGGTGGTAATACAGGTGGCTATCGCTTCAGCAATCTGAACCTGTCATTTGGTTATGAACGGTCCTTTAGCCGACGATTATCATGGCAGGTGGAGCCGTTTATGAAGGCACCCCTCAAGGGAGTAGGCTTTTTTAAAGTTAACTTACTAAGTACCGGCGCATTTTTCTCTCTCCGCTATAAATTATGA
- a CDS encoding TCR/Tet family MFS transporter, protein MKNRTAPALVFIFITLLIDVTGLGIIIPVFPKLIEQLIHGNISQAASWGGWLSFSYAGMQFLFSPILGGLSDRFGRRPVLLFSLFGFGVDYIFQGFAPTIEWLFIGRLIAGITGASFTTATAYIADISTPEKRAQNFGLVGAAFGVGFILGPAVGGFLGQYGPRVPFFVAAGLTMINFLYGFFILPESLAPEHRRPFDWRRANPIGSLMRLGKYPVILGLVASLVLVYIAGFAVQGTWTFYTMEKFKWDEKTVGLSLATIGLSFAIVQGGLSRVLIPKLGQEKSVYVGMMFSAIGFALFGFANQSWMMFAFMAVYALGGIAGPSIQGIISNQVPANEQGELQGALTSLTSTTSIFGPLIMTNLFSFFTSPAAPVYLPGAPFFLASLLIIISATLVGRGLKRQTVVS, encoded by the coding sequence ATGAAAAACCGTACCGCTCCGGCCTTAGTTTTCATTTTCATAACCTTGCTGATTGACGTAACGGGGCTGGGTATCATTATTCCGGTTTTCCCGAAACTGATTGAACAACTCATTCATGGCAATATCAGCCAGGCGGCTAGTTGGGGGGGGTGGCTATCGTTCTCGTATGCTGGGATGCAGTTTCTGTTCTCTCCTATATTGGGCGGGTTGAGTGATCGCTTCGGCCGTCGGCCGGTGCTGCTGTTTTCGCTATTTGGGTTTGGCGTTGATTACATATTTCAGGGATTTGCCCCAACAATCGAATGGCTGTTTATCGGGCGACTGATTGCAGGAATTACGGGAGCCAGCTTTACCACCGCAACCGCTTATATTGCCGACATTAGTACCCCCGAAAAACGAGCGCAGAATTTTGGATTAGTCGGAGCTGCCTTTGGCGTTGGGTTTATTCTTGGGCCCGCTGTCGGTGGATTTCTGGGCCAATATGGCCCGCGTGTACCGTTTTTTGTAGCGGCAGGACTAACCATGATTAACTTCCTGTACGGCTTTTTTATCCTGCCCGAATCGCTCGCTCCCGAACATCGTCGTCCCTTCGACTGGCGACGTGCCAATCCGATTGGTTCATTGATGCGGTTGGGAAAGTACCCGGTTATTTTAGGACTGGTGGCCTCATTGGTACTGGTTTATATTGCCGGATTTGCCGTGCAGGGAACGTGGACGTTCTACACGATGGAGAAATTCAAGTGGGATGAAAAGACGGTCGGCTTGTCGCTGGCGACCATTGGCTTATCCTTTGCCATTGTACAGGGGGGCCTCAGCCGGGTGCTTATTCCAAAATTAGGGCAGGAGAAATCAGTCTATGTCGGCATGATGTTCAGCGCCATTGGGTTCGCCTTATTTGGCTTCGCTAACCAAAGCTGGATGATGTTTGCGTTCATGGCTGTGTACGCATTGGGCGGTATTGCCGGACCATCCATTCAGGGCATTATTTCGAACCAGGTTCCAGCTAACGAACAGGGCGAGTTGCAGGGTGCTTTAACCAGCTTAACCAGCACGACGTCTATTTTCGGGCCGCTTATTATGACCAACCTATTTTCGTTTTTCACGTCGCCAGCAGCACCAGTTTATTTACCTGGAGCACCCTTCTTTCTAGCTTCTCTACTGATCATCATTAGCGCGACACTGGTTGGACGTGGATTGAAACGGCAGACGGTGGTCAGTTGA
- the dnaN gene encoding DNA polymerase III subunit beta — MKFIVSSSVLLKNLQHINGVVATNPIVPILENFLFRIDDGTLTVTASDLQTTMTTQIPVDASDNGAIAIPAKLLLDTLRSLPEQPVTVNIDTETFGTEILTDNGRYKLSGENPIDFPKLPTVNKNMSVEMTSDVLLSAINNTVFATSTDDLRPAMTGVLLQINDENATFVATDGHRLIRYRRTDLGSSASTSIIIPRKALQLLKASLPENVAVVAEFSQANASFTFGPTQLICRLIDERFPDYENAIPTNNPNVMTIGRTDLLNSLKRIMIYANRTTHQIRLSLKANSLTISAEDLDYSNEANEKLLCDYDGDPMEIGFNAKLMSEVLSNLSAKMISLEMSAPNRAGLLIPADKEENEDILMLVMPVMLNTYA; from the coding sequence ATGAAATTTATAGTTTCCTCATCTGTCCTGCTTAAAAACCTTCAGCATATAAACGGGGTGGTTGCCACCAACCCAATCGTACCGATTCTCGAAAATTTCCTGTTTCGCATTGACGATGGGACCCTTACGGTAACCGCGTCGGATCTGCAAACAACCATGACAACGCAGATTCCAGTCGATGCCAGCGATAATGGAGCGATTGCCATTCCAGCTAAATTATTGCTGGATACGCTTCGTAGTTTACCTGAACAACCCGTTACCGTCAACATCGACACCGAAACATTCGGCACCGAAATTCTGACGGACAACGGTCGCTATAAACTCTCCGGCGAAAACCCGATTGACTTTCCAAAACTGCCGACCGTTAACAAAAATATGTCGGTCGAAATGACGTCCGACGTACTGCTGAGCGCGATCAACAACACGGTATTCGCCACCAGCACCGACGACCTTCGCCCAGCGATGACGGGTGTGCTTTTACAGATAAATGACGAGAATGCAACGTTTGTAGCTACCGACGGTCACCGGCTTATTCGCTACCGCCGTACCGATCTCGGTTCATCGGCCAGCACGTCGATTATCATTCCTCGCAAGGCGCTGCAATTACTGAAGGCATCGTTGCCCGAAAATGTAGCTGTCGTTGCAGAATTCAGTCAGGCCAATGCTTCGTTCACGTTTGGCCCAACGCAGTTGATTTGCCGCCTGATCGACGAGCGTTTCCCTGACTACGAAAACGCCATTCCAACCAACAATCCGAACGTGATGACCATTGGCCGGACTGACCTGCTGAACTCGCTGAAGCGGATCATGATCTACGCCAACCGCACCACGCACCAAATTCGGCTGTCGCTCAAGGCGAACTCGCTGACTATTTCGGCCGAAGATTTAGACTACTCTAACGAAGCCAACGAAAAGCTCCTCTGCGACTACGACGGCGACCCAATGGAGATTGGTTTTAATGCCAAGCTGATGTCTGAAGTGTTGAGCAACCTGAGCGCCAAAATGATTTCGCTCGAAATGTCAGCTCCAAACCGGGCTGGCCTGCTCATTCCTGCAGATAAAGAAGAAAACGAAGACATCCTGATGCTGGTGATGCCTGTGATGTTGAATACATACGCTTAA
- a CDS encoding YceI family protein translates to MKYTGKYGFWIAIGILFAFTSVPMAKRKIMADKALSTVTYSAKHPLHKWDGVSKDVNCAIIYNDDTKQPENVAVSIKVASFDSDNNNRDSHAMEVLEGLKYPNVTFVSSDIKAGENGALTVKGTLTFHGVAKPATLQATRKDAGGKMTLTGEFPVNMSDHNIERPSLMGMKTEDAMVLKFDVVFGL, encoded by the coding sequence ATGAAATACACAGGGAAGTATGGCTTCTGGATAGCCATCGGGATTCTCTTTGCCTTTACTTCGGTACCGATGGCCAAGCGTAAGATAATGGCTGATAAAGCCTTGTCGACGGTCACGTATTCGGCCAAGCATCCACTCCATAAGTGGGATGGCGTGAGTAAAGATGTAAACTGTGCAATCATCTATAATGATGATACGAAACAGCCCGAAAATGTAGCGGTTTCCATAAAAGTAGCGTCATTCGATAGCGACAATAACAACCGCGATTCGCACGCGATGGAAGTACTTGAAGGGCTCAAATACCCCAACGTCACCTTTGTTAGTTCGGATATTAAAGCGGGAGAAAATGGTGCCTTGACCGTGAAAGGTACATTAACCTTTCATGGTGTAGCTAAACCGGCTACACTCCAGGCAACTCGCAAAGACGCGGGTGGAAAAATGACCCTAACAGGTGAGTTCCCCGTTAATATGAGCGATCATAATATTGAGCGGCCATCGTTAATGGGTATGAAAACCGAAGATGCTATGGTGCTTAAGTTTGATGTGGTTTTTGGGCTGTAG
- a CDS encoding RNA polymerase sigma factor: MSNAPNIPALTDILAGCLRNHRQSQEMLYRQFYGYAMSVCLRYAPTRDGALEVLNDGFLKVFTRLDQYDSAQPFKGWLRRILINAAIDHYRQEVRHQHDDVEKAEQVVASESADALSQLSYEELLGYVQRLSPAYRLVFNLYVMDGFTHEEIAGQLGISVGASKSNLARARENLRQLLKHINYDEYARANR, encoded by the coding sequence TTGTCCAACGCTCCTAACATACCGGCTTTAACCGACATTTTGGCGGGTTGTCTGCGCAACCACCGGCAAAGTCAGGAAATGCTTTACCGGCAGTTCTACGGGTATGCCATGAGCGTTTGTCTGCGTTATGCACCTACTCGTGATGGGGCGCTGGAAGTGTTGAATGATGGTTTCCTAAAAGTCTTTACACGACTGGATCAGTATGATTCTGCGCAACCGTTTAAAGGCTGGCTTCGACGTATTCTGATCAATGCGGCTATCGACCATTATCGACAGGAGGTGCGTCATCAGCACGACGATGTTGAAAAAGCCGAACAAGTGGTTGCTTCGGAATCGGCGGATGCCTTAAGCCAGCTGTCTTACGAAGAATTATTAGGCTACGTTCAACGTTTATCTCCGGCCTATCGGCTGGTCTTTAATTTATATGTTATGGATGGATTTACGCACGAAGAAATCGCCGGTCAACTCGGTATTTCGGTAGGTGCGTCGAAATCGAACCTGGCTCGGGCGCGCGAAAATCTGCGCCAACTATTGAAACACATAAACTACGATGAGTATGCCAGAGCTAACCGATGA
- a CDS encoding serine hydrolase — MRKIVVLLLALVSIPATAQKQFSSKQIQEFDAYVEAVRKQWEVPGLSITVVKDNKVLFKKGYGVRELGKPDLVDTQTLFACASTTKAMTVALMGMLVDEGKLAWNDPVSKYLPELQLYDPYVTRELKIRDLLIHDTGIGSTDFMTGAMTIPANEMFRRMVMVKPSYPFRAGFAYQNTFYSAAGRIIERIAGKTWAEFLKERIFTPLGMDRTAPKRGYIKDDNLTKPHYNINDTIRVIEYGADSEIGSAGAVWSSADDISKWVICMLDSSKYNGGRLLKPETWAEMFTPQTFFPEDEYPTMQILKPNWRTYGLAWYQHDYKGHKVNFHTGSLSGLTAITAQLPDEKLGVYVFGNYDHAEVRHALVYKTFDWFALGGTRNWSTEFKKLYDGLKEQGKKAEKAFIDKRVPNTSPSLTLAAYTGKYTSPLYGQAEVSVQGNQLVVNVNDNSLNANLSHWHYDTFCGPYKKAWLGKARGRFILGASGKVDTLIFDGLEFKKEL, encoded by the coding sequence ATGAGAAAAATAGTTGTACTTCTTCTTGCTCTAGTATCTATTCCAGCCACTGCTCAAAAGCAATTTTCTTCCAAACAGATTCAGGAATTCGATGCCTACGTAGAGGCTGTTCGTAAACAATGGGAGGTTCCTGGTTTATCGATCACCGTCGTTAAAGACAATAAAGTACTTTTCAAGAAAGGCTACGGCGTTCGTGAATTGGGCAAGCCTGATCTCGTTGATACCCAGACATTATTTGCCTGTGCTTCGACAACAAAAGCCATGACTGTTGCTCTGATGGGTATGCTGGTGGATGAAGGGAAACTCGCTTGGAACGATCCCGTTTCCAAGTATTTACCCGAACTACAGTTGTATGACCCCTATGTAACCCGGGAGCTAAAAATTCGTGATTTACTCATTCATGACACCGGTATCGGCAGCACCGATTTTATGACGGGAGCCATGACCATTCCGGCTAATGAAATGTTTCGACGGATGGTTATGGTAAAGCCGAGTTACCCGTTTCGGGCCGGGTTTGCTTATCAGAATACGTTTTATTCCGCTGCCGGGCGTATAATCGAACGGATTGCCGGAAAGACCTGGGCTGAATTTCTGAAAGAACGAATCTTTACGCCCCTGGGAATGGACCGGACTGCCCCTAAGCGCGGCTACATTAAGGATGATAATCTAACCAAACCCCACTACAACATCAACGATACCATTCGGGTCATTGAATACGGTGCTGATAGCGAAATTGGCTCTGCGGGTGCAGTCTGGTCATCGGCAGATGATATCAGCAAATGGGTAATCTGTATGCTCGACAGCAGCAAATACAACGGTGGGCGTTTACTAAAGCCCGAAACCTGGGCTGAGATGTTTACCCCACAAACGTTTTTCCCGGAAGACGAATACCCGACTATGCAAATTCTGAAGCCCAACTGGCGCACCTATGGCCTAGCCTGGTATCAGCACGATTATAAGGGACATAAAGTGAATTTTCATACGGGTAGTCTGTCGGGTCTTACGGCCATCACTGCCCAATTGCCTGATGAGAAATTGGGTGTTTACGTATTCGGCAATTATGACCATGCCGAAGTTCGTCATGCCCTTGTGTATAAGACCTTCGATTGGTTTGCCCTGGGCGGTACCCGCAACTGGAGTACGGAATTTAAGAAGCTATACGACGGCTTAAAAGAGCAAGGCAAAAAGGCCGAAAAAGCATTTATTGACAAACGAGTACCGAATACGTCGCCTTCCTTGACCCTGGCAGCTTACACCGGAAAATACACCAGCCCCTTATATGGGCAGGCGGAGGTAAGTGTGCAAGGGAACCAATTAGTCGTCAATGTGAATGATAATAGCCTGAACGCTAATTTATCGCACTGGCATTACGATACGTTTTGCGGTCCTTACAAAAAAGCCTGGTTGGGAAAAGCCAGAGGGCGTTTCATTCTTGGTGCATCGGGTAAAGTCGATACACTGATTTTTGATGGTCTGGAGTTTAAAAAGGAATTGTAA